A genomic stretch from Plasmodium reichenowi strain SY57 chromosome 2, whole genome shotgun sequence includes:
- a CDS encoding hypothetical protein (conserved Plasmodium protein, unknown function), which translates to MGFVKAEEFINHYMRVNKEIKELSNRKNEEFKFNIFIFYYNNIDSICTEHILHFHKNLKREINVFSYGVEKKEDLIKFFNKHNDIYSKNKDYYRDYFFQVILIGICSHINTDTSIYEDIEKFFSNLLSKTYLGYLKFFVIDNKRPFHEIFFNNDKWELVLNELEHNEIMTIYNNKKNNDKKKLYSKYYDNYYIVKEENKCLSLMVYPFIQCAGEDDASAIIFISSISLMSYLKTEQITYDYYNKEIKNLHNDSLNISNGHFLSFDSERGLLPMLSFISLNEALEIDERIYIYDHKNVKNTFNQIRTMCHIEIKDFTGNFRQLDLKKQNEILIKLKNFIKIIKPMNTLAWKRRTYVLYNSDSFYFLIILIHIYINRIKKMDTYLYNCLKTSDFLYNIYKDRLKQSEIYDKLIEKHLHKNAANYLSILIKKVMESHKKSISITSTFKIYMDIFQTPRNSYTHPFELKLISNMFSSFQSYCVDKYKTYHLIVCNIIDSDDTILYGFAPLNKRDYWPLIFSKIAYTNAEQINYDTLTDVNTIKIRKTDLKFLLDEIKDVFRGIIKHDYKKELQANLKGNDHDGDEDEDEDEEDDQENEDEELEEDDIIQEDLLGDQQDEDLMDQNANHHEIHEDDDNEHTEPN; encoded by the coding sequence ATGGGGTTCGTTAAGGCCGAAGAGTTCATAAATCACTACATGAGAGTTAAcaaagaaataaaagaactatcaaatagaaaaaatgaagagtttaaatttaatatttttatattttattacaaCAATATCGATTCTATATGTACGGaacatatattacatttCCATAAGAACTTGAAAAGGGAAATTAATGTATTTAGTTATGGTGTTGAGAAAAAAGAAGACTtgataaaattttttaataaacataatgatatatattcaaaaaataaagattaTTATCGTGATTATTTCTTTCAAGTAATATTAATAGGTATATGTTCACATATAAATACAGATACAAGTATATATGAAGATATCGAAAAGTTTTTTAGTAATTTATTAAGTAAAACATATTTAGGTTATTTgaaattttttgttatagataataaaagaCCATTCCATGAaatcttttttaataatgataaatgGGAACTAGTATTGAATGAATTAGAACATAATGAAATTATGAcaatttataataataaaaaaaataatgataagaAAAAGTTGTATTctaaatattatgataattattatatagtcaaagaagaaaataaatgttTATCCTTAATGGTATACCCATTTATACAATGTGCTGGTGAAGATGATGCATCAGcaattatatttatttctagTATATCCTTAATGTCCTATTTAAAGACTGAACAAATTacatatgattattataataaagaaataaaaaatttacataatgattctttaaatatttctaaTGGACATTTTTTGTCATTTGATTCAGAGAGAGGGTTACTACCTATgttatcttttatatctttaaatGAAGCCTTAGAAATAGATGAacgtatatatatatatgatcataaaaatgttaaaaataCTTTTAATCAAATACGAACAATGTGCCATATAGAAATTAAAGATTTTACTGGCAACTTTAGACAACTagatttaaaaaaacaaaatgaaatattaataaaattaaaaaactttattaaaataataaaaccTATGAATACCTTAGCTTGGAAAAGAAGAACATATGTTCTATATAATAGTGATAGTTTCTATTTCTTAATTATActcatacatatatatattaatcgaattaaaaaaatggataCATATCTATATAATTGTTTAAAAACATCAGATTTcttgtataatatttataaagaTAGATTAAAACAATCAGAAATCTATGATAAACTTATTGAAAAAcatttacataaaaatgCAGCAAATTATTTAAGTATACTTATCAAAAAAGTTATGGAAAGTCATAAAAAATCCATATCCATAACATCtacttttaaaatatatatggacATCTTCCAAACACCAAGAAACTCATATACACATCCATTTGAATTAAAACTAATATCCAATATGTTCTCTTCTTTCCAGTCATATTGTgttgataaatataaaaccTATCATCTTATTGTATGTAATATAATCGATTCGGACGATACCATATTATATGGTTTCGCACCTTTAAATAAGAGAGATTACTGGCCCCTCATATTTTCGAAAATAGCTTATACAAACGCCGAACAAATTAATTATGACACATTAACTGATGTAAATactataaaaataagaaaaacAGATTTGAAATTTTTACTAGATGAAATTAAGGATGTATTCAGGGGAATTATTAAACATgattataaaaaggaaCTACAAGCCAACCTAAAAGGCAACGACCATGATGGAGATGAAGATGAAGATgaagatgaagaagatGATCAAGAAAATGAAGACGAAGAACTAGAAGAAGACGATATAATTCAAGAGGATTTGTTGGGGGATCAGCAAGATGAAGATTTGATGGACCAAAATGCTAACCATCATGAAATTCATGAAGATGACGACAACGAACATACTGAGCCCAACtaa
- a CDS encoding DNA repair endonuclease, putative, with amino-acid sequence MGVKGLWSIVSPVGVRVNPEIFTGKRIAIDVSIWLYELTYANNVKDLRNKSFDNMSLFNDLWIDFSENISSEIKTDNIKKAHLYFFFLRICKLLYYNIRPIFIFDGNPPELKRKTIFQRHIKKRNYEEKFKKTAEKLVYNYYQRTLLNSMKIKNKKNDNLNNIEDKINTPNNSNTPNKSNTPNKSNISNKSNISNKSNISNKINTDISKSSLLQIYDDIKEKDKSLNSLVEHVGNVPVSVKDVLTICNDDLSKIKNKIFMITDFGPVLFFGEQDGDMGTVENINKLDNRNKDENNLSYSINYNKVQDANNNNDEYKVKENINEVRRDQKNYVYKNKENINNIYVDDDDDDGEKEETQNKNSLYNDDDIDEQIIRKKHMARKKYYESIPKTFKGFLCMRRPVDIIDISNYNTEMLEISETLKVHENKFKQHLNVLDENNSTPVVNMNLLKNVPYKNNDDLIEGEAKKSFINLINVDSCYSSSNSRLENDENIERGKINMFITNEENPINNNNKNNDKNNDKNNDKNNDNIDNNDVIIEHNKNSINIYDNKYNVECSSEKINDNGISNKNINILELPKNLDTSNIFLEGKDEYKVYYVNKEEIRIPLFKEINKEIFEKLPLKLQYQILQDIKEEWYTDNRIKAIKSKDDMDVFSQVQLETYVRMIKTDFEIEKLKIKMAENIQSVEGELLINKDLSKNTDNINIKDYNVLQKKKSKKKKKKFLNDILNTYNITSESKYQDLYVKGEESKENIKNQIDFVTQECYQNDDIIRDTYGKGDIFKNIKIDNNKKNEIYKLELEQEEIDEKKNYNKNNNDSNKTFFLKMENEFKKDLLLDDRQIFGDSLLADIKEYNYPSDNLDDNNEIKSLLEDGENFITKNEPISNDYEEKNNIIYISDEQKYNEGDIILKDKIKGKEKNNDSSSDDFENCSVQEKIYVNEKIEEYNNQNDDKSSSSSSSSSIILEEIKYKKEKKDELVSPNLCVLLDQFEHSNDLENNYISVSSDDMKTNVSKKNITGVKENKVDKMNVEYDKKGDDGIIEISFEDSHKLDESKFDDNNNIYENVDELEKNLSKDYILDVHKNHVNNTYNIEQGEGERENEFVDNKIQLTESHKSNEFICTEKKSLRKQYMSKEDISNVRILKSDDINNLSKQNYFEILLDKKQVMDNFQMNIEQNNDKLKEDKLDEGAYFEYLEDNKILDSYINETNKENEELIKEYKKLKKNNIEINDEMNDDIKLLLNFFGIPYIQSPCEAEAQCSYLNNKNYCDAIISDDSDVLVFSGKTVIKNFFNKKKTVEVYEKKAIEEKLGLYQEELINISLLCGCDYTIGVHGIGIVNALEIIKAFPNFEDLKILKDIVSNPFRKINKNMYNEEIQQFLNTHKNYKLNWIFPNNFPDREVYKCFKYPKVCTDIKKFEWHVPDIKSITKFLNKTTNISEEKVLNVLNPILQKYNVNVRTYQSKIEDFFPLLEKKRKTVDDLIDHIRENNKQKRQKNKTVHLDSKISPLIDINPAGVIKSKRMSSALDHIKRRKSSKKKK; translated from the coding sequence ATGGGTGTTAAAGGTCTTTGGTCCATTGTATCTCCTGTAGGTGTTCGGGTTAATCCCGAGATTTTTACAGGGAAAAGAATAGCAATTGATGTTAGTATATGGTTATATGAACTGACCTATGCTAATAACGTGAAAGACTTACGAAATAAATCTTTTGATAACATGAGCCTATTCAATGATTTATGGATAGATTTTTCTGAAAATATATCTAGTGAAATAAAAAcagataatattaaaaaagcacatctttattttttttttttaagaatatgtaaattattgtattataatataagaccgatatttatatttgatGGCAACCCACCAGAattaaaaaggaaaacTATATTTCAAAGACACATTAAGAAAAGGaattatgaagaaaaatttaaaaaaacagCTGAAAAGCTtgtttataattattatcaaagGACATTATTGAATTCTatgaaaattaaaaataaaaagaatgataacttaaataatatagaagataaaataaatacacCAAATAACTCAAACACACCAAATAAATCAAACACACCAAATAAATCAAACATATCAAATAAATCAAACATATCAAATAAATCAAACATATCAAATAAAATCAATACCGATATATCAAAAAGTAGtttattacaaatatatgatgatattAAAGAGAAAGATAAGTCCTTAAACAGTTTAGTAGAGCACGTTGGAAATGTACCTGTGAGTGTTAAGGATGTTCTAACTATATGTAATGATGATTTAAgtaaaataaagaataaaatatttatgataaCAGATTTTGGTCctgttcttttttttggtGAACAAGATGGTGATATGGGTACTGTGGAGAACATAAACAAATTAGACAATAGAAAtaaagatgaaaataatttatcttattctataaattataataaagtACAAGATGCTAATAACAACaatgatgaatataaagttaaagaaaatattaatgaagTACGGAGAGATCAAAAgaattatgtatataaaaataaagaaaatattaataatatatatgttgatgatgatgatgatgatggtgaaaaggaagaaacacaaaataaaaatagtctatataatgatgatgatattgatgaacaaataatacgaaaaaaacatatggctagaaaaaaatattatgaaagCATACCAAAAACTTTTAAGGGGTTTTTATGTATGAGAAGACCTGTAGATATTATTGACATAAGTAATTATAATACCGAAATGTTGGAAATTTCAGAAACATTAAAAGTAcatgaaaataaatttaagCAACATCTTAATGTGTtagatgaaaataatagtaCACCTGTAGtaaatatgaatttattaaaaaatgttccTTATAAAAACAATGACGATTTAATTGAAGGAGAAGCAAAGAAatcatttattaatttgaTAAATGTGGATTCATGTTATAGTAGTAGTAATAGTAGACTTGAGAATGATGAGAATATTGAAAGAgggaaaataaatatgtttattacAAATGAAGAGAATcctattaataataataataaaaataatgataaaaataatgataaaaataatgataaaaataatgataatatcgataataatgatgtaATTATAGAACACAATAAAAACagtattaatatatatgataataaatacaatgTGGAATGTAGTTcagaaaaaataaatgataatgggataagtaataaaaatattaatatattagaattaccaaaaaatttagatacatctaatatatttttagaaGGAAAAGATGAATATAAAGTTTATTATGTAAACAAAGAAGAAATACGGATTCCATTATTCaaagaaattaataaagaaatttttGAAAAGTTACCTTTAAAATTACAGTATCAAATATTACAAgatataaaagaagaatgGTATACTGATAATAGAATCAAGGCAATAAAATCAAAAGACGATATGGATGTTTTTTCACAAGTGCAACTAGAAACATATGTAAGAATGATTAAAACCGATTTTGAAATcgaaaaattaaaaataaaaatggcTGAAAATATTCAAAGTGTAGAAGGagaattattaataaataaggatttatcaaaaaatacagacaatattaatataaaagattataatgttttacaaaaaaaaaaatccaaaaaaaaaaaaaagaaatttcTAAATGACAtattaaatacatataatattactaGTGAAAGTAAATATCAGGATCTATATGTTAAAGGTGAAGAatcaaaagaaaatattaaaaatcAAATTGATTTCGTCACACAGGAATGTTATcaaaatgatgatattataAGAGATACGTATGGTAAGGgtgatatatttaaaaatattaaaatagataataataaaaaaaatgaaatttataaattagAGCTTGAACAAGAAGAAattgatgaaaaaaaaaattacaataaaaataataatgatagtAACAAAACgttctttttaaaaatggagaatgaatttaaaaaagacCTTTTATTAGATGATAGACAAATTTTTGGTGATAGCCTTTTAGCtgatataaaagaatataattatcCTTCTGATAATTTggatgataataatgaaatcAAAAGTTTATTGGAAGATGGCGAAAATTTTATAACTAAGAATGAACCTATATCAAATGattatgaagaaaaaaataacataatatacatatcagatgaacaaaaatataatgaaggagatattatattgaaagacaaaataaaaggaaaagagaaaaataatgattCATCAAGTGATGATTTTGAAAATTGTAGTGTAcaggaaaaaatatatgtaaatgaaaaaatagaagaatataataatcaaaatgatgataaatcatcctcatcatcatcatcatcatcgATTATATTAGAAGAaatcaaatataaaaaggaaaaaaaagatgagCTCGTTAGCCCTAATTTGTGTGTTCTACTTGATCAATTTGAACATTCTAATGATCTTgagaataattatatttccGTTTCTTCGGATGATATGAAAACCAACGTGAGCAAAAAGAATATTACAGGAGTAAAGGAAAATAAAGTGGATAAAATGAATGTGGAGtatgataaaaaaggaGATGATGGGATAATAGAAATATCTTTTGAGGATAGTCATAAATTAGACGAGTCAAAATTTGAtgataataacaatatttatGAGAATGTTGACgaattagaaaaaaatttatcaAAGGATTATATTTTAGATGTTCATAAAAACCatgtaaataatacatataatatcGAACAAGGGGAAGGTGAAAGAGAAAACGAATTTgtagataataaaatacagTTAACAGAATCACATAAGAGTAATGAATTTATATGtacagaaaaaaaaagtttgAGAAAACAATATATGAGTAAAGAAGATATAAGTAATGTGCGAATACTTAAAAGTGATGATATTAACAATTTGAGcaaacaaaattattttgaaatattattagatAAGAAACAAGTTATGGATAATTTTCAGATGAATAttgaacaaaataatgataaattaaaagaagatAAATTAGATGAAGGTGCTTATTTTGAATATCtagaagataataaaatacttgattcatatataaatgaaacaaataaagaaaatgaagaattaataaaagaatataaaaagttgaaaaaaaataatattgaaataaatgatgaaatgaatgatgatataaaattattattaaatttttttggTATCCCATATATACAATCTCCATGTGAAGCAGAAGCTCAATGttcatatttaaataataaaaattattgtGATGCTATTATTAGTGATGATTCGGATGTTTTAGTTTTTAGTGGGAAAACAGTtataaagaatttttttaataaaaaaaaaacagtCGAAgtttatgaaaaaaaagcTATTGAGGAAAAGTTAGGATTGTATCAAGAagaattaattaatatttccTTATTATGTGGATGTGATTATACAATAGGTGTGCATGGTATAGGTATTGTTAATGCTTTAGAAATAATTAAAGCCTTTCCAAATTTTGAGgatttaaaaatattaaaagatattGTATCGAACCCTtttagaaaaataaataaaaatatgtataatgaagaaatacAACAATTCTTAAATActcataaaaattataaacTTAATTGGATATTCCCAAATAATTTTCCTGATAGAGAAGTCTATAAATGTTTTAAGTATCCAAAGGTATGTAcagatattaaaaaattcgAATGGCATGTCCCTGATATTAAGAGTAtaacaaaatttttaaataaaactACAAATATATCAGAAGAAAAAGTTCTTAATGTCTTAAACCCaattttacaaaaatataatgttaATGTTAGAACATATCAATCAAAAATTGAGGACTTCTTTCCACTCTTGGagaaaaagagaaaaacTGTAGATGATTTAATTGATCATATTagagaaaataataaacaaaagagacaaaaaaataaaaccGTTCATTTGGATAGTAAAATATCACCATTGATTGATATAAATCCAGCAGGAGTTATAAAATCTAAGAGAATGTCATCGGCCTTGGatcatataaaaaggaGAAAATCAAGcaagaagaaaaaataa
- a CDS encoding hypothetical protein (conserved Plasmodium protein, unknown function): protein MEIVNEGWVFKQSKYLKKLRKRYMILTKNFICSFKSEYYQAEKPTEILYLNKFTELTSLEDIRKIKHAENELGLSNIHLFNISYKNRNILFVTVDENEKNKWI from the exons atgGAAATAGTAAATGAAGGATGGGTTTTTAAACAGTCTAAGTATTTGAAGAAGCtaagaaaaagatatatgatattgacaaaaaattttatttgcTCATTTAAGTCTGAATATTATCAGGCAGAAAAACCGACGGAA aTATTATACCTTAACAAGTTCACTGAACTAACTTCATTGGAAGATATACGAAAAATTAAACATGCTGAAAACGAGTTGGGTCTTTCgaatattcatttatttaacATAAGTTACAAAAACAGAAATATTCTATTTGTTACTGTagatgaaaatgaaaaaaacaaatggataa
- a CDS encoding 26S proteasome regulatory subunit RPN1, putative gives MTAEDKKAVSIQVPVKDVDDKRRKLNNSKIKKEELNEEEKKKKEELELLITRLRDQDVNVVNLSISLLNKEIIDTSGILTSSLLALKVLKTHYNTLIEIFNEMIFEECKKKLSNMISALSTTIGDENNIVKFVITGNKHDLINYGHEYIKNLITKLLVEYKILKEEENNQNGLTTASTTSNKLVTINHIYDIVNIVVPYCFAHNTEYEAIDLLIEVDKINDIYLYVDEKSCDRSILYLLNLTHYSSSTDEYYKLMDVILNILKKHNKHVECLKILLRLNKIDKIKDLIFECNDILICKQIALICSRHCVHIQFTEEEIKKYTHLNLNEISTLTSGEHLSPIFLKLAKDLDVEEPKLPEDVYKSHLEEKRNTTVWDSAKQNLSSTFVNAFVNAAFCKDKLMTVNSSLWIFKNKDYGLMSATASMGLLLMWNLDEGLSQIDKFQYSSDQYVKAGALMAFGLACTNIKNECDPAYALLSEHIDAENALEKMGAILGFGYAYAGTNRENLLDILIPPLVDNGCIIECSVYAALSLGLVFVGSQNREIAEYIIDTVLEKEKINNSLDTPIAKLYAVALGLLFLCSREKCEATLSALEIIKHPISKYMIATVEGMAFAGSNDVLKVQKMLQVLVEKRGDKKNNSDSKTTTANNTDNNKSSNVDINKTTTTDTSKKPDNNNNNNNNSNNKNTKGNEDKSSSSKNYVEDNLDQCVAILNIALIALTDDISSDMTTRIIDHFLQYSNVNQKKAVPLALALLFTSFPKPNIVDILSKLTHDQDPDVALHAIISLGFVGAGTNNSRIAILLRQLSAFYCKDTNAIFVVRLAQGLLYMGKGLLTINPLHSNRSIINYVSLGSLLITIHACLQLKSTILGKYHYLLYHLVPCIYPRMLVTVNEKLESLPVSVRVGQAVDTVGQAGKPKTITGFQTHVTPVLLSHTDRAEMATEEYISVNDTLEGIVILKKDPNYIPPSIN, from the exons atgacAGCAGAGGATAAAAAG GCCGTATCTATACAAGTTCCAGTGAAAGATGTGGACGATAAGAGAAGAAAATTGAATAATtctaaaataaaaaaggaagaattaaatgaagaagaaaagaagaagaaagaagaattagaattattaattaCAAGATTAAGAGATCAAGATGTAAATGTTGTAAATTTGTCGATTagtttattaaataaagaaattataGATACAAGTGGTATATTAACATCATCCTTATTAGCATTAAAGGTATTAAAAACACATTATAATACGTtaatagaaatatttaatgaaaTGATATTTGAAgaatgtaaaaaaaagttaagTAATATGATCAGTGCATTATCTACAACCATAGgagatgaaaataatattgtaaAATTTGTTATCACAGGAAATAAACATgatttaattaattatggacatgaatatataaaaaatttaataacGAAATTGTTAGttgaatataaaatattaaaagaagaagaaaataatcaaaatggCCTAACAACAGCAAGTACAACAAGTAACAAACTTGTTAcaataaatcatatatacGATATAGTAAATATTGTTGTACCCTATTGTTTTGCACATAATACAGAATATGAAGCTATTGATTTATTAATAGAAGTTGATAAAATTAatgatatttatttatatgtagATGAAAAATCTTGTGACAGATCAATATTGTATCTACTAAATTTAACACATTATAGTTCATCCACAgatgaatattataaactAATGGAtgttattttaaatattttaaaaaaacataataaacATGTAGaatgtttaaaaatattattgagattaaataaaattgataaaattaaagatcttatttttgaatgtaatgatatattaatatgtaaaCAAATAGCACTTATATGCTCAAGACATTGTGTACATATACAATTCACAGaagaagaaattaaaaaatatacacatcttaatttaaatgaaattTCCACCCTAACATCAGGAGAACATTTATCTcccatatttttaaaattagCAAAAGATCTTGATGTCGAAGAACCCAAATTACCGGAGGATGTATATAAATCACATCttgaagaaaaaagaaatacaACTGTATGGGATTCAGCTAAACAAAATCTATCTTCGACATTTGTTAATGCATTTGTAAATGCTGCATTTTGTAAAGATAAATTAATGACGGTTAATTCTTCTTTATGgatttttaaaaataaagattaTGGTTTAATGAGTGCAACTGCATCTATGggattattattaatgtGGAACCTAGATGAAGGATTATCACAAATAGATAAATTTCAATATAGTAGTGATCAATATGTGAAAGCAGGTGCTCTAATGGCCTTTGGATTAGCATGTACGAATATAAAAAACGAATGTGATCCAGCTTATGCCTTGTTATCTGAACATATAGATGCTGAAAATGCATTAGAAAAAATGGGAGCTATATTAGGATTTGGTTATGCTTATGCAGGTACTAATAGAGAGAACTTATTAGATATTCTAATACCACCATTAGTTGATAATGGTTGTATTATTGAATGTAGTGTATATGCAGCTTTATCTTTAGGATTAGTTTTTGTTGGATCACAGAATAGAGAAATTGctgaatatataatagataCCGTCttagaaaaagaaaaaattaacaatTCTTTAGATACTCCTATAGCTAAATTATATGCGGTTGCATTAGgacttttatttttatgttcaAGAGAAAAATGTGAAGCTACCTTATCCGCTTTAGAAATTATTAAGCATCCtatatcaaaatatatgatagCAACAGTAGAAGGTATGGCTTTTGCTGGATCTAATGATGTTTTAAAAGTTCAAAAAATGTTACAAGTATTAGTTGAAAAAAGAggtgataaaaaaaataattccGATAGTAAAACAACAACAGCAAATAATAcagataataataaaagttCTAATgttgatataaataaaactaCTACTACAGATACTTCAAAAAAACctgataataataataataataataataatagtaacaATAAGAATACGAAAGGTAATGAAGATAAAAGTTCATCTAGTAAAAATTATGTGGAAGATAATTTAGATCAATGTGTAGctattttaaatattgcACTTATTGCTTTAACTGATGATATTAGTTCAGATATGACTACCAGAATTATTGATCACTTTTTACAATATTCAAATGTAAACCAAAAAAAAGCAGTACCATTAGCACTAGCCTTACTATTTACATCCTTTCCAAAACCAAATATTGTAGatattttatcaaaatTAACACATGATCAAGATCCTGATGTTGCATTGCATGCAATCATTTCTCTAGGATTTGTTGGAGCTGGAACAAATAATTCAAGAATAGCTATCTTATTAAGACAATTATCTGCATTTTATTGTAAAGATACCAATGCTATTTTTGTTGTAAGATTAGCTCAAGGATTGTTATATATGGGTAAAGGTTTACTAACTATTAATCCACTACATTCAAATCGTTCCATTATTAATTATGTCTCCTTAGGATCTCTTTTAATAACAATTCATGCCTGTTTACAATTGAAATCTACTATCCTAGGAAAATATCATTACTTATTGTATCATTTGGTTCCTTGCATTTACCCAAGAATGCTTGTAACGGTTAATGAAAAATTGGAGTCTCTTCCTGTGTCTGTTCGTGTTGGACag GCCGTTGACACTGTTGGACAAGCAGGAAAACCCAAAACAATAACGGGATTTCAAACACACGTTACACCTGTGTTATTATCGCATACTGATAGAGCTGAAATGGCCACAGAAGAAT aTATATCCGTCAATGATACCTTAGAAGGTATTGTCATTCTTAAAAAGGATCCAAACTATATCCCACCATCCATAAATTAA
- a CDS encoding hypothetical protein (conserved Plasmodium protein, unknown function), which translates to MNELLNSNATIICNNIPIHINRFEITEIFSKYGPLLGQGIYFGKKNSNFFFVKYVHLKDAIKAYENLKNEKECEHDFKLSFSKNDEIKYKALKGNKKAIEELKNIYKQNDELKSQDDIGNYILNEINEQNNEQLKKKKKEKEMEKKKDKSFILNLLTNIDETKENEQDIKLKEELKNYVNLNSLCSYHFDENNKYDNY; encoded by the exons atgaatGAACTCCTAAATAGTAACGCCACCATCATTTGTAATAACATCCCTATTCATATTAATCGTTTTGAAATTACTGAGATATTTAGTAAAT ATGGTCCTTTATTAGGTCAAGGCATATATtttggaaaaaaaaacagcaactttttttttgtaaaatatgTTCATCTTAAGGATGCAATAAAAGCTTACgaa aatttaaaaaatgaaaaggaaTGTGAACATGATTTCAAATTATCATTTAGCAAAAATGATgagataaaatataaagcTTTAAAAG GAAATAAGAAAGCTAttgaagaattaaaaaacatttataaacaaaatgatgAATTAAAAAGTCAAGACGACATAGGTAATTATATCCTGAACGAAATAAACGAACAAAACAATGAGcaattgaaaaaaaagaagaaagaaaaagaaatggagaaaaaaaaagataaatcTTTCATCTTAAATTTGTTAACCAATATTGATGAgacaaaagaaaatgagCAAGACATCaa GTTAAAGGAGGAACTGAAAAATTATGTTAATCTAAATTCTCTATGTTCTTATCATtttgatgaaaataataaatatgataattatt